Proteins from a single region of Streptomyces spinoverrucosus:
- a CDS encoding alpha/beta fold hydrolase, translating to MSATVSFKVPTPHGPRSMSLAYARVGTGEPLVLLHGIGHHRQAWDPVVPVLAAERDVIAVDLPGFGESPALPDGLAHDLPTMTTVLAALCEALGLERPHVAGNSLGGLLALELGRDNLVRSVTALSPAGFWSQAERRYAFTVLMAMRQLARRMPPPVVEALARPAVGRTLLTSTIYARPGRRSPEAVVAETLALARAQGFSETLRSGRDVQFTDEITGIPVTVAWGSRDRLLVPRQGIRAKYVLPKARLIRLPGCGHVPMNDDPALVARVLLDGSRPVARATP from the coding sequence ATGTCCGCCACCGTCTCCTTCAAGGTCCCCACCCCGCACGGCCCGCGCAGCATGAGCCTGGCGTACGCGCGCGTGGGCACAGGTGAACCACTGGTTCTGCTGCACGGCATAGGTCACCACCGGCAGGCATGGGATCCGGTCGTCCCCGTCCTGGCGGCCGAACGGGACGTCATCGCCGTGGACCTGCCGGGGTTCGGAGAGTCCCCGGCGCTCCCCGACGGCCTCGCGCACGACCTGCCGACGATGACCACCGTGCTCGCCGCGCTGTGCGAGGCGCTGGGGCTCGAACGGCCCCACGTGGCGGGCAATTCCCTGGGCGGCCTGCTGGCCCTCGAACTCGGCCGGGACAACCTCGTGCGGTCGGTCACGGCCCTGTCGCCCGCCGGGTTCTGGTCGCAGGCGGAGCGCCGTTACGCATTCACCGTGCTCATGGCGATGCGGCAGCTCGCCCGGCGGATGCCGCCGCCCGTCGTCGAGGCGCTCGCCCGCCCCGCGGTGGGCCGCACGCTGCTGACGAGCACCATCTACGCCCGTCCTGGCCGCCGTTCGCCCGAGGCGGTGGTCGCCGAGACCCTCGCACTGGCCCGTGCCCAGGGGTTCTCGGAGACCCTCCGCAGCGGCCGGGACGTGCAGTTCACCGACGAGATCACCGGCATCCCGGTCACCGTGGCCTGGGGCAGCAGGGACCGGCTGCTGGTGCCCAGGCAGGGCATCCGCGCCAAGTACGTGCTGCCCAAGGCCCGGCTGATCCGGCTCCCCGGCTGCGGCCATGTCCCGATGAACGACGACCCGGCACTCGTCGCGCGCGTGCTGCTCGACGGCAGCCGGCCCGTCGCGAGGGCCACTCCCTGA
- the pdxR gene encoding MocR-like pyridoxine biosynthesis transcription factor PdxR, whose amino-acid sequence MKPSPTHGAEQVGSAAWELLLPAASAPARARGRALQAALRAAVRSGRLAPGTRLPSSRDLAADLGVSRGLVTEAYEQLTAEGYLRSGRGAGTWVGDAVRAAHPRARDLAPRTCGARADFVPGTPDLSLFPRAAWVAAQRQVLAELPHHGLGYPDPRGLPRLRTALAELLGRRRGVVADPERIVVVSGVTQATALLAIVLHARGMQAIGVEDPGSPQHDGVYASAGVTSAPLPLDEEGLAMGPLRSSGVRAVVTTPAHQYPTGIAYSAQRRAELLDWARSVDGLVLEDDYDGDFRYDRAPVGALQGLDPEHVAYMGSVSKSLAPGLRLGWLLVPEWLADDVIARKRTNDLGHPTLDQALFARFLERGDYDRQLRRCQRAYRERRDALVAALDEHFPGAEVSGIAAGLHVIATLPERYGPPERFLARVGAAGVAVRALSECTYARAGVSGGGDAAVRLVLGYAHVSPGRIREGVRVMAEAVRGG is encoded by the coding sequence ATGAAGCCCTCGCCAACCCATGGGGCGGAACAGGTGGGCTCCGCCGCCTGGGAGTTGCTGCTGCCCGCCGCCTCGGCACCCGCACGCGCGCGTGGTCGCGCGTTGCAAGCCGCGCTGCGGGCCGCGGTCCGCTCCGGGCGCCTCGCGCCGGGCACGCGGCTGCCGTCCAGCCGGGACCTCGCGGCCGATCTCGGCGTGTCACGCGGACTGGTCACAGAGGCGTACGAACAGCTGACGGCCGAGGGCTATCTGCGCAGCGGCCGGGGCGCGGGGACCTGGGTGGGCGACGCCGTCCGGGCCGCGCACCCGCGCGCGCGTGACCTCGCTCCCCGCACCTGCGGCGCGCGCGCCGATTTCGTGCCGGGGACGCCCGACCTGTCACTGTTCCCGCGCGCCGCCTGGGTCGCCGCACAGCGCCAGGTGCTGGCGGAGCTGCCGCACCACGGCCTCGGCTACCCCGATCCGCGAGGGCTCCCCAGGCTGCGCACCGCACTCGCCGAACTGCTCGGCCGCCGCCGGGGCGTGGTCGCCGACCCGGAGCGCATCGTGGTGGTCTCCGGCGTGACCCAGGCGACGGCACTGCTCGCGATCGTGCTGCACGCGCGCGGTATGCAGGCGATCGGCGTCGAGGATCCCGGCAGCCCGCAGCACGACGGCGTGTACGCCTCGGCCGGCGTCACCTCCGCGCCGCTGCCGCTGGACGAGGAGGGCCTCGCCATGGGTCCGCTGCGGTCGTCCGGGGTACGGGCCGTGGTGACGACGCCGGCGCACCAGTACCCGACCGGGATCGCGTACTCCGCGCAGCGCCGCGCCGAACTGCTCGACTGGGCGCGGTCCGTGGACGGGCTCGTCCTGGAGGACGACTACGACGGCGACTTCCGCTACGACCGGGCACCCGTGGGCGCGCTCCAGGGCCTCGACCCCGAACACGTCGCCTACATGGGGTCGGTCAGCAAGTCCCTCGCCCCGGGGCTGCGGCTCGGCTGGCTGCTCGTACCGGAATGGCTGGCCGACGACGTCATCGCCCGCAAGCGGACCAACGACCTCGGCCATCCCACCCTCGACCAGGCGCTGTTCGCCCGGTTCCTGGAACGCGGCGACTACGACCGCCAGCTGCGGCGCTGCCAGCGCGCGTACCGCGAACGGCGTGACGCCCTGGTGGCCGCGCTCGACGAGCACTTCCCCGGCGCCGAGGTGTCCGGAATCGCCGCGGGACTGCACGTCATCGCGACGCTGCCGGAGCGGTACGGGCCGCCGGAGCGGTTCCTCGCGCGCGTGGGGGCGGCTGGGGTTGCCGTACGGGCGCTGTCGGAGTGCACGTATGCGCGTGCGGGCGTTTCGGGGGGTGGGGACGCGGCGGTGCGGCTTGTTCTCGGGTACGCGCACGTGTCGCCGGGGCGGATTCGGGAGGGGGTGCGGGTGATGGCGGAGGCGGTACGGGGCGGGTAG
- a CDS encoding trans-sulfuration enzyme family protein: protein MDSVIRDAYDDVRTPSTTPRALATEAVHAGRDDLARQGLHTPPIDLSTTYPSYDSRAEAVRIDAFATTGAEPDGPPVYARLGNPTVARFETALARLEGTESAVAFASGMAALSAVLLVRASLGLRHVVAVRPLYGCSDHLLTAGLLGSEVTWTDPAGIADALRPDTGLVLVESPANPTLAELDLRAAARACGSVPLLVDNTFATPVLQRPAEQGARLVLHSATKYLGGHGDVLAGVVACDEEFAGRLRQVRFATGGVLHPLAGYLLLRGLATLPVRVRAASANAAELVRRLAADPRVARVHYPRIGGAMIAFEVHGDPHQVIAGVRLITPAVSLGSVDTLIQHPASISHRIVDADDRRGAGVGDRLLRLSVGLEDVDDLWADLDRALGEPVQARAAARVWHA from the coding sequence ATGGACTCCGTGATCAGGGACGCCTACGACGACGTACGCACCCCATCGACAACACCGAGAGCGCTGGCCACCGAAGCCGTGCACGCCGGGCGGGACGATCTCGCCCGGCAGGGCCTGCACACCCCGCCCATAGACCTGTCCACGACTTATCCCTCGTACGACAGCCGGGCCGAGGCCGTCCGCATCGACGCCTTCGCCACCACCGGCGCCGAACCGGACGGCCCGCCCGTCTACGCCCGGCTGGGCAACCCGACCGTCGCCCGCTTCGAGACCGCCCTCGCCCGCCTCGAAGGCACCGAGTCCGCCGTCGCCTTCGCCAGCGGCATGGCCGCGCTGAGCGCGGTCCTGCTCGTACGGGCCTCCCTGGGCCTGCGCCACGTCGTGGCGGTACGGCCCCTGTACGGGTGCAGCGACCACCTCCTCACCGCCGGTCTGCTCGGCTCGGAGGTGACCTGGACCGACCCGGCCGGCATCGCGGACGCGCTGCGCCCCGACACCGGGCTCGTCCTGGTGGAGTCCCCGGCGAATCCGACCCTCGCCGAACTCGACCTACGGGCCGCCGCGCGCGCCTGCGGCTCGGTACCGCTGCTCGTCGACAACACCTTCGCCACACCCGTACTCCAGCGCCCCGCCGAACAGGGCGCGCGACTGGTCCTGCACAGTGCCACCAAGTACCTCGGCGGGCACGGTGACGTACTCGCCGGCGTCGTCGCCTGCGACGAGGAGTTCGCGGGGCGGTTGCGGCAGGTGCGGTTCGCCACGGGCGGGGTGCTGCATCCGCTGGCCGGCTATCTGCTGCTGCGCGGGCTCGCGACCCTGCCCGTGCGGGTGCGGGCCGCGTCCGCGAACGCCGCCGAACTCGTCCGCCGCCTCGCCGCCGACCCGCGCGTCGCCCGCGTCCACTACCCGCGCATCGGCGGCGCGATGATCGCCTTCGAGGTGCATGGCGACCCGCACCAGGTCATCGCGGGCGTCCGTCTGATCACCCCCGCCGTGAGTCTCGGCAGCGTCGACACCCTCATCCAGCACCCGGCGTCCATCAGCCACCGCATCGTGGACGCGGACGACCGCCGGGGCGCCGGGGTCGGCGATCGGCTGCTCAGGCTGTCGGTGGGACTGGAGGACGTCGACGACCTCTGGGCCGATCTGGACCGTGCGCTGGGGGAGCCGGTGCAGGCGCGGGCGGCGGCCCGGGTGTGGCACGCCTGA
- a CDS encoding SWIM zinc finger family protein gives MTRSLQAVAYRRPSVLESAADGQRLGLETSRGATPSGVQDHPQFFAGFLTAPQIAAAGLLAVADVAAARYYQRQLRASLDPVVTGNGDRLRFESFSGCGGVYARLDVLEAGLDGDAVGHGTTNVDVNNPLREALSRIGSTDPLHLRVGPDELAVTTLDGPVVEKKVPLPDRWLRGFAEAQVIAAGFDLRAELPAAEAVRFLRSLPRGGGRGASGGARWVVPAGRGLRPSTRAVPGAVCLPGPERLIALQRVLRHATALRVYGPAVTGDAAATAAAWEAVLPGMRLTLTLSPDASRGFSGEGGVLDALATDEAAEDAELISVLLAWEPRVDVSDLAAASGLSAERVRAALVRLGTSGRVGYDVAEAAYFHRELPYDAERVERHNPRLRSARALVAAGAVALDGAVATVTAEDGHVHRVREQAGVLSCSCLWWAKYRGGRGPCKHALAVRMVRRGVAVGQVGQTERVDGGVR, from the coding sequence ATGACGCGATCTTTGCAGGCCGTGGCCTATCGGCGACCCTCCGTGCTGGAGTCCGCGGCGGACGGACAGCGCCTGGGTCTGGAGACCTCACGAGGTGCGACGCCCTCGGGCGTGCAGGACCATCCGCAGTTCTTCGCAGGTTTTCTGACGGCACCTCAAATTGCTGCGGCGGGGCTGCTGGCGGTGGCGGACGTGGCGGCGGCGCGGTACTACCAGCGGCAGCTGCGCGCCTCGCTCGATCCGGTCGTGACGGGCAACGGCGACCGACTGCGCTTCGAGTCGTTCTCCGGCTGCGGCGGGGTGTACGCGCGCCTGGACGTCCTGGAGGCGGGCCTCGACGGCGACGCGGTGGGGCACGGGACGACGAACGTCGACGTCAACAACCCGCTGCGCGAGGCCCTGTCGAGGATCGGCTCGACCGACCCGCTCCACCTCCGGGTCGGCCCGGACGAGCTGGCGGTGACCACGCTGGACGGCCCGGTCGTGGAGAAGAAGGTCCCGCTTCCCGACCGTTGGCTGCGGGGTTTCGCCGAGGCCCAGGTCATCGCCGCCGGCTTCGACCTGCGGGCGGAGCTGCCGGCCGCCGAGGCGGTGCGGTTCCTGCGGTCGCTGCCCCGGGGCGGCGGTCGCGGCGCGTCGGGCGGCGCCCGCTGGGTGGTACCGGCCGGTCGCGGGCTGCGGCCGAGCACCCGGGCCGTGCCCGGCGCGGTGTGCCTGCCCGGCCCGGAGCGGCTGATCGCGCTCCAGCGAGTGCTGCGGCACGCGACGGCCCTGCGGGTGTACGGCCCCGCGGTCACCGGCGACGCCGCCGCCACGGCCGCCGCCTGGGAGGCCGTCCTGCCGGGCATGCGGCTCACGCTGACGCTGTCCCCCGACGCCTCGCGCGGGTTCTCCGGCGAGGGCGGCGTCCTCGACGCGCTGGCCACCGACGAGGCCGCCGAGGACGCGGAGCTGATCTCGGTACTGCTGGCGTGGGAGCCTCGCGTCGACGTCTCCGACCTCGCCGCCGCCTCCGGGCTGAGCGCCGAGCGCGTCCGGGCGGCTCTGGTCCGCCTCGGCACCTCGGGGCGCGTCGGGTACGACGTGGCGGAGGCGGCCTACTTCCACCGCGAACTGCCCTACGACGCCGAGCGCGTGGAGCGGCACAACCCGCGACTGCGGTCCGCCCGCGCACTGGTGGCGGCGGGCGCGGTCGCGCTGGACGGCGCGGTCGCCACGGTGACGGCCGAGGACGGCCATGTGCACCGGGTGCGCGAGCAGGCGGGGGTGCTGAGTTGCAGCTGTCTGTGGTGGGCGAAGTACCGGGGCGGGCGCGGGCCGTGCAAGCACGCGCTGGCGGTGCGCATGGTGCGGCGCGGGGTCGCCGTGGGGCAGGTCGGGCAGACGGAGCGGGTCGACGGGGGTGTGCGATGA
- a CDS encoding GNAT family N-acetyltransferase: MHHWRRDVVELAALFTAVAVADAVANLIGHGPDGPALLVISAIALLATAAFHIWWSRRHGHAPPTSDTGARPPSPERQAGPFTPASSANPESESGEGALWRMRTTVKDEPGSLAALCTALAGHRVDILSLQTHPLGDGTVDEFLLRAPAGLAASELTRAVSQAGGRGTWIERADAHDLVDAPTRVLGLATRTALDAAELPLALRQLLGRCTIRSLPAAPVGGGRAADGVPVEGVLEDTVMRLRAPEGGVITVERPYLPFTPTEFARARALVELDARLGPRVPRGQDVLTLPQGNAITVRRADIGDLQAAKAMHDRCSARTLSMRYHGPVGDADRYLNHLLSPRFGRTLAVQSASGRIVGLGHLLWDGDETEVALLVEDEWQRRGIGAELLGRLVAMAVEAGCESVYAVTQSSNTGMVAAMRGLGLPLDYQIEEGTLVITARLDATPVRSGLPYDEERLGERIVRE, from the coding sequence GTGCACCACTGGCGACGGGACGTCGTGGAACTCGCCGCCCTGTTCACCGCCGTCGCGGTGGCGGACGCCGTGGCGAACCTGATCGGCCACGGCCCCGACGGCCCGGCGCTGCTGGTGATCTCCGCGATCGCCCTGCTCGCCACGGCGGCGTTCCACATCTGGTGGTCACGCCGCCATGGTCACGCACCGCCGACCAGTGATACCGGCGCCCGGCCGCCCTCCCCGGAGCGGCAGGCCGGGCCGTTCACGCCGGCGTCCTCGGCGAACCCGGAGTCGGAGTCCGGGGAGGGCGCGCTGTGGCGGATGCGGACGACGGTGAAGGACGAGCCCGGGTCGCTGGCCGCGCTGTGCACGGCACTGGCCGGGCACCGGGTCGACATCCTGAGCCTGCAGACGCATCCGCTGGGTGACGGCACGGTGGACGAGTTCCTGCTCCGGGCCCCCGCCGGGCTCGCGGCGTCCGAGCTGACCCGGGCGGTGTCCCAGGCGGGCGGTAGGGGCACCTGGATTGAGCGGGCCGACGCCCACGACCTGGTGGACGCGCCGACCCGGGTCCTGGGCCTGGCCACCCGTACGGCGCTGGACGCCGCCGAACTACCGCTCGCGCTGCGGCAGTTGCTCGGCCGGTGCACGATCCGTTCGCTGCCCGCGGCCCCGGTGGGCGGCGGCCGAGCGGCGGACGGCGTGCCGGTGGAGGGGGTTCTGGAGGACACCGTGATGCGGCTGCGGGCACCGGAAGGCGGAGTGATCACCGTGGAGCGGCCGTATCTGCCGTTCACGCCGACCGAGTTCGCGCGGGCGCGGGCCCTGGTGGAGTTGGACGCCCGGCTCGGGCCGCGCGTACCGCGCGGCCAGGACGTGCTGACGCTGCCGCAGGGCAACGCCATCACCGTGCGCCGGGCCGACATCGGTGACCTTCAGGCCGCCAAGGCGATGCACGACCGGTGCTCGGCGCGCACGCTGTCGATGCGCTACCACGGGCCGGTCGGGGACGCCGACCGCTACCTCAACCACCTGCTCAGCCCGCGCTTCGGCCGGACGCTCGCCGTGCAGAGCGCATCGGGGCGGATCGTCGGGCTCGGCCATCTGCTGTGGGACGGGGACGAGACGGAGGTCGCGCTGCTCGTCGAGGACGAGTGGCAGCGCCGGGGTATCGGCGCCGAACTGCTCGGCCGGCTGGTGGCGATGGCGGTCGAGGCGGGCTGCGAGAGCGTGTACGCCGTGACGCAGTCGTCCAACACCGGGATGGTCGCCGCGATGCGCGGACTGGGCCTGCCCCTCGACTACCAGATCGAGGAGGGCACCCTGGTGATCACGGCCCGGCTGGACGCGACGCCGGTTCGTTCGGGGCTGCCGTACGACGAGGAGCGGCTCGGCGAGCGGATCGTACGGGAGTGA
- a CDS encoding alkaline phosphatase D family protein translates to MSHRPLPGRRSVLRGSLAASAALTLPVGLGAAPALALSGRPKAGWGVQTGDVTAHSGLVWVRSDRPARMVVETSATESFRNPRRWYGPLLGKDSDFTGTTLLRGLPSGEQIHYRVLLADPDDPRRTGEPVTGTFRTAPARRRDGVRFVWSGDLAGQGWGINPELGGYRIYDAMAALDPDFFICSGDNVYADGPLTETVALPDGRTWRNITTEEKAKVAETLAEFRGNFRYNLLDENLRAFNARVPSIIQWDDHEVTNNWYPGEILSDSRYTEKNVDVLAARARQAFSEYFPMSTLRRPEGRVYRVQHHGPLLDVFVLDMRTYRNANSTDDQTTDPQGILGREQLQWLKRELSRSRAVWKVIASDMPLGLVVPDTGDGKPNIEAVAQGDPGAPLGRELQIAELLRFIKHRRITGTVWVTADVHYTSAQHYQPSRAAFTDFEPFWEFVSGPLNAGAFPANALDNTFGPERVFVKAPTTANVSPANGYQFFGEVDIDGDTAELTVRLREQDGTVLFTKALQPGRVGQ, encoded by the coding sequence ATGTCACACCGACCCCTGCCCGGCCGCCGCAGTGTTCTGCGCGGCTCTCTCGCCGCGTCGGCGGCCCTGACTCTGCCCGTCGGTCTCGGCGCGGCGCCGGCCCTCGCCCTGTCGGGGCGTCCCAAGGCGGGCTGGGGCGTGCAGACCGGCGACGTGACCGCGCACTCCGGGCTGGTGTGGGTGCGCTCCGACCGCCCGGCCCGGATGGTCGTCGAGACCTCCGCGACCGAGTCGTTCCGCAACCCTCGCAGGTGGTACGGCCCGCTGCTCGGCAAGGACTCCGACTTCACCGGCACGACCCTGCTGCGCGGTCTGCCGTCGGGCGAGCAGATCCACTACCGCGTACTGCTGGCCGACCCGGACGACCCGCGCCGTACCGGGGAGCCGGTCACCGGCACCTTCCGTACGGCGCCCGCCCGGCGGCGTGACGGCGTGCGGTTCGTCTGGTCCGGCGACCTGGCCGGCCAGGGCTGGGGCATCAACCCGGAGCTCGGCGGCTACCGGATCTACGACGCGATGGCCGCCCTCGACCCGGACTTCTTCATCTGCAGCGGCGACAACGTCTACGCCGACGGCCCGCTCACCGAGACCGTGGCGCTGCCCGACGGGCGGACCTGGCGGAACATCACCACCGAGGAGAAGGCGAAGGTCGCCGAGACGCTGGCGGAGTTCCGCGGCAACTTCCGCTACAACCTGCTGGACGAGAACCTGCGCGCGTTCAACGCCCGAGTGCCGTCCATCATCCAGTGGGACGACCACGAGGTCACCAACAACTGGTACCCGGGCGAGATCCTCTCCGACAGCCGGTACACGGAGAAGAACGTCGACGTGCTCGCCGCGCGCGCCCGGCAGGCGTTCTCGGAGTACTTCCCCATGTCGACGCTGCGCCGCCCCGAGGGCCGCGTCTACCGGGTGCAGCACCACGGCCCGCTGCTGGACGTGTTCGTCCTGGACATGCGCACCTATCGCAACGCCAACTCGACGGACGACCAGACCACCGACCCGCAGGGCATCCTCGGCCGCGAGCAGTTGCAGTGGCTCAAGCGGGAGCTGTCCCGGTCGCGTGCGGTGTGGAAGGTGATCGCCTCCGACATGCCGCTCGGTCTGGTCGTGCCGGACACCGGCGACGGCAAGCCGAACATCGAGGCGGTCGCGCAGGGCGACCCGGGCGCTCCGCTCGGCCGTGAGTTGCAGATCGCCGAGCTGCTGCGGTTCATCAAGCACCGGCGGATCACGGGCACGGTGTGGGTGACGGCCGATGTGCACTACACGTCGGCGCAGCACTACCAGCCGTCGCGGGCCGCGTTCACCGACTTCGAGCCGTTCTGGGAGTTCGTGTCCGGACCGCTCAACGCCGGTGCCTTCCCGGCGAACGCCCTCGACAACACCTTCGGTCCGGAGCGGGTGTTCGTGAAGGCGCCGACGACCGCCAACGTCTCCCCCGCGAACGGCTACCAGTTCTTCGGCGAGGTCGACATCGACGGCGACACCGCCGAGCTGACGGTCCGCCTGCGCGAGCAGGACGGCACCGTGCTGTTCACGAAGGCGCTGCAGCCGGGGCGGGTCGGCCAGTAG
- a CDS encoding DUF7824 domain-containing protein, which translates to MSELMELVRAGRTAEVVGLLDGMTDAERRARFPELKALRKELRVAPWESDARRAYPALHAAGAACQTGAAGVASWIAAADLRWSQVSPGVLLHVLGDRETDWLADVTHRLAQRPVTAWVPYELMAGLVRLSGCPVPTTDAYVQGWVDHLHGSWQRGGTLLDRLRQDPHLRELVAALFETADIGSRLQWPNHDGPDSWTGALAQLTVEGALDRGATVDACVARLLRGGPVADQRVFLRLLKSLALTRNEERERTADWLALASDATSTVASYAQSVLGALALDGELESRQLAEMSDAVLFRTEKKLVRAQLVLLGKVLTRDPSAAGELLPSVAQAFGHEDAEVQERALKLVERHAKKLDPVEARADLAMAAEQLIPGLRARAVRTLGTAPADPEPTGYEELLPPAPRPTRLAPAAASAVELAEEVGAALASEPGVTAFERALEGLVRHAHQDREALLAALEPVITRRWWDGTDGATPRDIFGSSYGGMTEAADGLDLLLATLRGRIGTATLHARVQRGSTSSHDCAHGALNRAFESRLWEVAYRLRTDPLPFLLSTPTWSTGLLEPAELVDRLDTYRRLGARVAATDFAQALLRVRRADREAAESAARRASALGTEEGTRLAAWLTSATPALPTVQRRTSGPRVLVELDEVPDLQQDFPAEFQPLGRPTSVLQKQRWCYHWDDDIRQHWSALLPEARELVAARLLRDLSDLAVDDSRGAAAALPPLAESDGEAGEAVHLGLAYGLGARHAEDRLVAVDALLVLAARGQLDAARLGTDLGQLVRSGAVKTQRLAESARTAAATGANATIWSVLSRTLPVLLADLSTGGTAAPARGLGELLAVAAECAERSGARGDLPHLAQTAARRGSSRLVAQARRLRSALGEEVAA; encoded by the coding sequence ATGAGTGAGCTGATGGAGTTGGTGCGGGCGGGCCGTACGGCCGAGGTGGTGGGCCTGCTGGACGGGATGACGGACGCCGAACGGCGTGCGCGGTTTCCCGAGTTGAAGGCGCTGCGCAAGGAGTTGCGGGTGGCGCCCTGGGAGTCGGACGCGCGTCGCGCGTACCCCGCGCTGCACGCGGCAGGGGCGGCGTGCCAGACGGGTGCGGCGGGAGTGGCGAGCTGGATCGCCGCCGCCGACCTGCGCTGGTCGCAGGTGTCGCCAGGTGTGCTGCTGCATGTCCTGGGCGACCGGGAAACGGACTGGTTGGCGGATGTGACGCATCGACTCGCGCAGCGGCCGGTCACCGCCTGGGTGCCGTACGAGCTGATGGCCGGTCTGGTTCGGCTGTCCGGCTGCCCGGTGCCGACGACCGACGCCTACGTCCAGGGCTGGGTCGATCACCTGCACGGCTCGTGGCAGCGCGGGGGCACGCTGCTCGACCGGTTGCGGCAGGATCCGCATCTGCGCGAGCTCGTCGCCGCACTGTTCGAGACGGCCGACATCGGCAGCCGGCTGCAGTGGCCGAACCACGACGGCCCGGACAGCTGGACCGGCGCGCTGGCGCAGCTGACCGTCGAGGGCGCCCTCGACCGCGGGGCGACGGTCGACGCGTGCGTGGCCCGGCTGCTGCGGGGTGGTCCGGTCGCCGATCAGCGAGTGTTCCTGCGCCTGCTGAAGAGTCTCGCGCTCACCCGGAACGAGGAGCGGGAGCGGACGGCGGACTGGCTGGCGCTGGCCTCGGACGCGACGTCGACGGTGGCCTCGTACGCCCAGTCCGTCCTCGGGGCCCTGGCTCTGGACGGCGAGCTGGAGTCACGCCAACTGGCCGAGATGTCGGACGCGGTGCTGTTCCGGACCGAGAAGAAGCTGGTGAGGGCCCAGCTCGTGCTGCTGGGCAAGGTACTCACGCGGGACCCTTCGGCGGCCGGGGAGCTGCTGCCGTCCGTCGCGCAGGCCTTCGGACACGAGGACGCGGAGGTCCAGGAGCGGGCACTGAAGCTGGTGGAGCGGCATGCCAAGAAGCTCGACCCGGTGGAGGCACGGGCGGACCTGGCCATGGCCGCCGAGCAGTTGATTCCCGGCCTGCGCGCCCGGGCGGTCCGGACACTGGGCACGGCACCCGCGGATCCCGAGCCGACGGGCTACGAGGAGCTGCTGCCCCCGGCACCGCGGCCGACGCGTCTGGCCCCCGCCGCCGCGTCCGCCGTGGAACTGGCCGAGGAGGTCGGGGCGGCGCTGGCCTCGGAGCCGGGAGTGACCGCGTTCGAGCGGGCCCTGGAGGGCCTCGTCCGGCATGCGCACCAGGACCGCGAGGCCCTGCTGGCAGCCCTGGAGCCGGTGATCACCCGGCGCTGGTGGGACGGCACCGACGGCGCCACGCCGCGCGACATCTTCGGCAGCTCGTACGGCGGCATGACCGAAGCCGCCGACGGCCTCGACCTGCTCCTCGCCACCCTGCGCGGCAGGATCGGCACGGCCACGCTGCACGCGCGCGTCCAGCGTGGTTCCACCTCCTCCCATGACTGCGCGCACGGTGCCCTCAACCGAGCCTTCGAAAGCCGCCTGTGGGAAGTGGCGTACCGGCTGCGCACCGATCCACTGCCCTTCCTGCTGTCCACCCCGACCTGGAGCACGGGCCTGCTGGAACCGGCCGAGCTGGTCGACCGCCTCGACACCTACCGGCGACTGGGTGCCCGGGTCGCGGCCACCGACTTCGCGCAGGCCCTGCTGCGGGTGCGCCGCGCGGACCGGGAGGCGGCCGAGTCGGCGGCCCGGCGGGCGTCCGCTCTCGGCACGGAGGAGGGGACACGGCTCGCCGCCTGGCTGACGAGCGCGACCCCCGCGCTCCCCACCGTCCAGAGGCGGACCTCCGGTCCCCGCGTCCTGGTCGAGCTCGACGAGGTCCCCGATCTGCAGCAGGACTTCCCGGCGGAGTTCCAGCCGCTGGGCAGGCCGACGAGCGTCCTCCAGAAGCAGCGGTGGTGCTACCACTGGGACGACGACATACGGCAGCACTGGTCGGCCCTGCTCCCGGAGGCGCGGGAGCTGGTGGCGGCGCGGCTGCTGCGGGACCTGTCCGACCTCGCCGTGGACGACTCCCGAGGTGCCGCCGCCGCACTGCCGCCGCTCGCCGAGTCCGACGGCGAGGCGGGCGAGGCCGTCCACCTGGGTCTGGCCTACGGGCTCGGGGCGCGGCATGCGGAGGACCGGCTCGTCGCAGTGGACGCGCTGCTGGTGCTGGCCGCGCGCGGGCAGTTGGACGCGGCTCGGCTGGGCACGGACCTCGGACAGCTGGTCCGGAGCGGCGCGGTGAAGACACAGCGGCTGGCCGAGTCGGCGCGGACGGCGGCCGCCACCGGCGCCAACGCCACCATCTGGAGCGTCCTCAGCCGGACCCTGCCCGTGCTGCTCGCCGATCTCTCGACCGGCGGGACGGCCGCGCCGGCCCGGGGGCTCGGGGAGTTGCTGGCGGTGGCGGCCGAGTGTGCCGAGCGGTCGGGGGCGCGGGGCGATCTGCCGCACCTGGCGCAGACGGCGGCCCGGCGTGGCTCCTCGCGTCTGGTGGCACAGGCGCGCCGGCTGCGCAGTGCGCTGGGCGAGGAGGTGGCCGCATGA